One Ooceraea biroi isolate clonal line C1 chromosome 6, Obir_v5.4, whole genome shotgun sequence genomic window carries:
- the LOC105284528 gene encoding transmembrane protein 184B isoform X1, with the protein MNGVAVTGTQASYVNSLVKMSTTTDVNDLADTPKEGTPIFLQTRAAQGIAGVFVWVALFLTCQQIYQHLRWYTNPTEQRWIVRILFIVPIYATYSWISLLFFNSESYYVYFFTVRDCYEAFVIYNFLSLCYEYLGGEGNIMSEIRGKPIRSSCLYGTCCLVGKTYTIGFLRFCKQATLQFCLVKPVMAFVIIFLQAFGHYRDGDWSPDGGYIYITVIYNISVSLALYGLFLFYFATRDLLTPFEPVLKFCTVKSVIFLSFWQGVLLAILEKANVISPVINSLGQSTSAGTVSAGYQNFLICIEMLFAAVALRYAFPYQVYAAGCVTDSRGRSVTMQSISSSLKETMNPKDIMTDAIHNFHPQYQQYTQYSAGGPKGQRGMRVSSFDPDDPQNMPVPPPQRRNVSHQRVATISQNYNEKTMLLSSDDEFQ; encoded by the exons ATGAATGGTGTCGCGGTCACAGGGACACAGGCCTCGTACGTGAATTCTCTGGTCAAGATGTCAACGACCACTGATGTCAATGACTTGGCAGACACCCCGAAGGAAGGAACACCGATCTTCCTGCAGACACGCGCGGCCCAGGGTATCGCCGGTGTATTCGTATGGGTGGCACTCTTTCTCACTTGCCAACAG ATCTATCAGCATCTGAGGTGGTACACAAATCCCACGGAACAGAGATGGATAGTGCGGATCCTATTTATCGTGCCCATTTATGCGACATATTCCTGGATCTCGCTGTTGTTCTTCAACAGTGAGAGTTACTATGTCTACTTCTTCACGGTGCGAGACTGTTACGAGGCGtttgttatatataactttCTGTCACTGTGCTACGAGTACCTAGGTGGTGAGGGGAATATTATGTCGGAGATCAGAGGCAAGCCGATACGTTCCAGCTGCCTGTATGGTACCTGTTGCCTAGTTGGGAAGACATATACCATTGGCTTTCTAAGATTTTGCAAGCAAGCCACCCTACAGTTCTGTTTAGTTAAACCAGTCATGGCGTTTGTCATCATATTCTTGCAAGCCTTCGGCCATTACAGAGATGGAGATTGGTCTCCCGATGGTGGCTACATTTACATCACTGTAATTTACAATATCAGTGTGTCGCTTGCACTTTATGGGttgtttctattttatttcgcTACAAGAGACCTGCTGACGCCATTCGAGCCTGTGCTCAAATTTTGTACAGTGAAGAGCGTGATCTTTCTGTCATTCTGGCAAG GAGTATTACTAGCCATTTTGGAAAAGGCAAATGTCATTTCACCCGTTATAAACAGTTTGGGTCAATCAACAAGCGCTGGTACTGTCTCTGCTGGTTACCAAAATTTTCTTATCTGCATTGAAATGTTGTTTGCCGCTGTAGCTTTGCGTTATGCGTTCCCGTATCAAGTATATGCAGCTGGCTGCGTTACTGACTCTAGAGGTAGAAGCGTGACGATGCAAAGCATCAGTAGCAGTTTAAAA GAAACTATGAATCCAAAAGATATTATGACCGATGCCATCCATAATTTCCATCCACAGTATCAACAGTACACGCAGTATAGTGCTG GAGGCCCGAAAGGACAACGTGGTATGCGAGTATCCAGCTTCGATCCAGATGATCCGCAAAATATGCCGGTACCACCACCGCAAAGGCGAAACGTCTCTCATCAGCGCGTCGCCACGATTTCGCAAAACTATAACGAGAAAACGATGTTGTTGAGCAGCGATGATGAATTTCAATAa
- the LOC105284528 gene encoding transmembrane protein 184B isoform X2, producing the protein MNGVAVTGTQASYVNSLVKMSTTTDVNDLADTPKEGTPIFLQTRAAQGIAGVFVWVALFLTCQQIYQHLRWYTNPTEQRWIVRILFIVPIYATYSWISLLFFNSESYYVYFFTVRDCYEAFVIYNFLSLCYEYLGGEGNIMSEIRGKPIRSSCLYGTCCLVGKTYTIGFLRFCKQATLQFCLVKPVMAFVIIFLQAFGHYRDGDWSPDGGYIYITVIYNISVSLALYGLFLFYFATRDLLTPFEPVLKFCTVKSVIFLSFWQGVLLAILEKANVISPVINSLGQSTSAGTVSAGYQNFLICIEMLFAAVALRYAFPYQVYAAGCVTDSRGRSVTMQSISSSLKETMNPKDIMTDAIHNFHPQYQQYTQYSADVSTNLPYEKL; encoded by the exons ATGAATGGTGTCGCGGTCACAGGGACACAGGCCTCGTACGTGAATTCTCTGGTCAAGATGTCAACGACCACTGATGTCAATGACTTGGCAGACACCCCGAAGGAAGGAACACCGATCTTCCTGCAGACACGCGCGGCCCAGGGTATCGCCGGTGTATTCGTATGGGTGGCACTCTTTCTCACTTGCCAACAG ATCTATCAGCATCTGAGGTGGTACACAAATCCCACGGAACAGAGATGGATAGTGCGGATCCTATTTATCGTGCCCATTTATGCGACATATTCCTGGATCTCGCTGTTGTTCTTCAACAGTGAGAGTTACTATGTCTACTTCTTCACGGTGCGAGACTGTTACGAGGCGtttgttatatataactttCTGTCACTGTGCTACGAGTACCTAGGTGGTGAGGGGAATATTATGTCGGAGATCAGAGGCAAGCCGATACGTTCCAGCTGCCTGTATGGTACCTGTTGCCTAGTTGGGAAGACATATACCATTGGCTTTCTAAGATTTTGCAAGCAAGCCACCCTACAGTTCTGTTTAGTTAAACCAGTCATGGCGTTTGTCATCATATTCTTGCAAGCCTTCGGCCATTACAGAGATGGAGATTGGTCTCCCGATGGTGGCTACATTTACATCACTGTAATTTACAATATCAGTGTGTCGCTTGCACTTTATGGGttgtttctattttatttcgcTACAAGAGACCTGCTGACGCCATTCGAGCCTGTGCTCAAATTTTGTACAGTGAAGAGCGTGATCTTTCTGTCATTCTGGCAAG GAGTATTACTAGCCATTTTGGAAAAGGCAAATGTCATTTCACCCGTTATAAACAGTTTGGGTCAATCAACAAGCGCTGGTACTGTCTCTGCTGGTTACCAAAATTTTCTTATCTGCATTGAAATGTTGTTTGCCGCTGTAGCTTTGCGTTATGCGTTCCCGTATCAAGTATATGCAGCTGGCTGCGTTACTGACTCTAGAGGTAGAAGCGTGACGATGCAAAGCATCAGTAGCAGTTTAAAA GAAACTATGAATCCAAAAGATATTATGACCGATGCCATCCATAATTTCCATCCACAGTATCAACAGTACACGCAGTATAGTGCTG ACGTTAGTACCAACTTGCCGTACGAAAAGCTATGA